A genomic region of Homalodisca vitripennis isolate AUS2020 chromosome 5, UT_GWSS_2.1, whole genome shotgun sequence contains the following coding sequences:
- the LOC124362669 gene encoding nucleoside diphosphate kinase 7, which produces MAEISKVDKLSFLAEWYDIEASVIRQFYFSFFPSDCTVEMFDIKNHKLFLKRTHCDGLTLKDIFVGNTIKIFSREIKIVDYADGLTKKKMALSMQRSFCMIKPDGIVNKGEILCCILRSGFQISRLKMTTLSKEDGTFMYSEHQGKPFFPYLLEHVTSGPVIGVDVLSEDAVQRLIALVGPTDVTEAKTKCAGSIRATFGQDVTRNAIHASKSAEKAEKESKLFFEPRFEGGTSLKPLVQLRNSTCCIIKPHAVQEGLAGKIICMIEKNNFVVSGLQLFYMDEINAEEFLEVYKGVVPEYMSMVKQLSSGPCLAMEVTSSQPDCDVPVEFRKFAGPADPEIAKRIRPNTIRAHYGKSKVENAIHVTDLPDDASLEVEYFFKILSS; this is translated from the exons ATG gctGAAATAAGTAAGGTTGATAAACTATCATTTTTGGCAGAATGGTATGACATCGAAGCTTCCGTCattagacaattttatttttcttttttcccaaGTGACTGTACTGTTGAAATG tttgatattaaaaatcataaattgtttttaaaacgcACACATTGCGATGGCTTAACACTGAAAGATATTTTTGTTGGAAATACTATCAAAATTTTCAGTagggaaataaaaatagttgattATGCTGATGGTCTTACTAAGAAAAAAATGGCACTATCAATGCAAAG ATCATTTTGTATGATTAAACCTGATGGCATTGTAAACAAGGGTGAAATCTTATGCTGCATTTTGAGGAGTGGTTTTCAGATCAGTCGGTTGAAAATGACTACACTGAGTAAAGAAGATGGCACATTTATGTACAGTGAGCATCAGGGAAAACCTTTTTTTCC ATATCTGTTAGAACATGTAACATCTGGACCGGTGATTGGGGTAGATGTTCTCTCAGAAGATGCTGTCCAGCGGTTGATTGCTTTGGTTGGACCAACTGATGTGACAGAAGCAAAAACAAAGTGTGCAGGAAGTATAAGGGCCACATTTGGGCAGGATGTTACAAGAAACGCAATACATGCCTCAAAGTCTGCAGAAAAGGCTGAAAAg GAATCCAAGCTGTTCTTTGAACCTCGCTTTGAGGGAGGAACATCACTGAAGCCATTAGTACAGTTAAGGAACTCAACGTGCTGTATCATCAAGCCTCATGCTGTTCAGGAAG GCTTGGCTGGGAAAATAATCTGCATgatagaaaaaaacaattttgtcgTGAGTGGCTTACAACTTTTTTATATGGATGAAATAAATGCAGAAGAATTTTTAGAAGTATACAAAGGAGTGGTCCCTGAATACATG TCAATGGTGAAGCAGTTGTCGTCAGGACCATGTTTGGCTATGGAGGTGACAAGTTCCCAGCCTGACTGTGACGTCCCTGTCGAGTTCCGCAAGTTTGCTGGACCTGCAGATCCT gaaaTTGCCAAACGAATCCGGCCAAATACAATTAGAGCTCACTATGGAAAATCAAAAGTAGAGAATGCCATTCATGTTACTGACTTACCAGATGATGCTTCACTAGAG gttgaatatttctttaaaattctgtCATCTTGA